CTCAGCGCAGCCAAAACAGCTGGTCCCGGCTGCACGGCGGCGACCCACTGCCCACTTTGATCTTGAGACCAGCCGTAGCCAAGTAGCGTTTCACCGCCTCACTCACACCCTCTGAGCAGCACCTTTCCGCTGCCACCCGCCCGTCCGTTGCCGAACCATGCAGGTAAGCCACCGAACCCCGAACCGCGCGAGTGCCCGCACCTCGCCCGACCAGCAGAAACGGCCCGCCCGCCGACGATACACGTTGGTACAGCAACGAATCCCGAGCCGAACATGTGCCCGCAACCTTCCGACCAGCAGAAACGACTCGACCGTTGCCCAATCATGTTGACACAGCAAGGAATCGCGGGCAGCCTCAGCGCGCGTACGCCGCGAGACCAGCAAGAACGGTAGCGAGATCCGAAAAACAACTCCTGAACAGGCGTTTCCGCGCGCGCGATGCCCCGAATCCACCGGTTTGGACGTAGATTTGTCCATCGCAACCGAACCCGAAACACTGCTGGTCAGAGCCCTGCAGTCGGGCGCACCGCGCCGACGGCCCGTACCCTTGATCATCGGGCTTGAGTGGGCGCCGGAGCCGGCCGTACCCCGATTTGAACAGCGGAAACGGCACTCCGGCCACCGCGAACGGCACCCGGCCAACCGCAGGCAGCGCCACCTCCACGGTCAGCCGTTGGTCACCTCTGCTCACCCCGGCATTTGTGGCGCAAGTCACAGCATTGAGAGTTGGTTTCCATTTCCGTCGAGCTGTTCGCGGTGGCCAAGATGATGGGACATCCCGGCGCGCCATCCCTGCGGTTTCGAATTGGAATCGGGCGGTCTGCGCCATCTCCCCCCTTCGTTGCAAGGAGTCGTGTTGCCCGTCCTGCTGCCTCAGATTCGTCTCCGCCCGCGGCTTACCTGCGGCACTGCCGCTGCTTACCCCGGGTTGGTGTGGTTCCTCGCGGTGGCAGCCTTTGTGGTTGCGCTCGTCGCCTTGGGACAGCCGTTGTCGGCGACGCTCGGCGCTGCCGCCGCCATCGCGGCAGTGGCGTCGAGGCGACACCCGCTCGCGACGAACCCGGCTATCCGCCGTGCGCTCGAAGCCGCGCTGACTTCGTTTGCCGGAGTTCAGCGATGACACCCGCAGAGGCGCAGCGCGTGGCCGCTGAGGTCCATGAACGGCTCGTCGCTCTGCACCACGCACGGTTCCCAGAGCTAGGGCGTGTCTGACAAACGTCGTGTGTGGCGGCTGGGATGCTGTCGGTCGTGTCGCGGTTTGAGTTGCTGTCGGATGAGCAGTGGGTGTTGATCGAGGATCTGTTGCCGGTGCGTACCGGTAAGCGGGGTCGTCCGTTTTCGGACGCGCGGGCGATGGTGGAAGGGATCATCTACCGGTATCGGTGCGGGATCGCGTGGCGGGATGTGCCGGCGGTGTTCGGTCCGTGGCAGACGATCTGGACCTGGCACCGTCGCATGGCCGGTGACGGCACGTGGGACACCGTGTTGCAGCGGCTGCTGACCGCTGCGGATGCGGCCGGGATGGTGGATTGGGCGGTGTCGGTGGATTCCACGATCGCGCGGGCGCATCAGCACGCCACCAACATCAGGCGTGTCACAGGGGGCTGGGTCGAACTACACGGATCTGCTCGCCGAGCCGCCTGATCATGCGATCGGCCGCTCGCGCGGCGGCTGGAGCACGAAGGTCCACCACCTCGTCGACGGGAACGGCCGACCACTGGTGACGTTGGTCGGTCCCGGTCAGGCCGGCGACGCACCGATGTTTCCGCACCTGATGCGGCACCTGCGGATCCGTCGGGCTGGGCGTGGTCGGGCACGTACTCGTCCCGACCGGGTCCGGGGCGACAAGGCCTACTCCTCGCGAGCGATCCGCGGGCACTTGCGCACCCGCGGCATCACCGCCGTCATCCCCGAACCTGCCGATCAGGTCGGGCACCGCACACGCCGGGGTTCACGCGGCGGCCGCCCACCAGCGTTCGATGTCCTCGACTACCGCGGCCGCAACGTCGTCGAGCGCGGCTTCAACCTGCTCAAACAATGGCGTGGCTTGGCCACCCGCTTCGACAAGCTGGCCATCGTCTACCGCTCCGCCGTACTCCTCCACGCCGTGATCACCTGGACCAAGGCTTTGTCAGACGTGCTCTAGGTCACCTCAGCGACGGTGCGATGGCGGCGATGATGGCTGCGGAAACAGGGATCGACGTCGACACGATGAAGGTCGTGATCGACCCGGAGTCGCGCCTGGCTCCGTGGAGCCGATATGAAACGGTGCTTACCGCACTCGACGCCACCCCGGACGCCACCCGGTGGTTCGCGCGTGCTCACGACGACCTCGCCCGCACTCTTCCGGAATGGCGGGCCCCGTCGCCGGACATCGCCGACATCACCACACCCGCCGATTTCATGGGCGCCCTACGCCGGATGCTGGAGGCACCTCATCCGATATCCGTGGTCGCATTGGCCCGGCAGATGGCTAGTCGAGACAGCCGCAATACCTGGCGGCGAACAGCGCTGGGCGACATCCTCAAGGCAAGTACGCTGCCGCCAGCGAGCAAACGTGAATCGGTCCGCAACCTGCTCGCGACTCTGTGCGCGAACGACCAACGCCCGATGGAGGACGTCGACTACCTCTTCGACACCTGGTTACGTCTGCAACCCGACGCCAGTAGGCCACGACCTGCCGTCTTCGTTCCCCACCGGCCACCATCACAGACTCGGACACCGATCCCACCCCTGGGCCTGCCCCAGGGCCAGGCAGAGTGCAGCTACCGCTCTGAGCAGGACACACCGCGAACGCGTGCCGCGGGGGCGCTCGTCATCACGGGCATAATCCTCGTCATCGTCATCGTCATCGTCATCGTCATCGCCCTGCTTCTGGCTGTGTTGTAGGACCAATCCGCGAAGACTGCGGCGGCCACGAACAGCGGCGCAATACCTTCGCTAGCGCCAGGGCGAGTCGAACGGCTGTCGTCGCCGCAAACGCCGGCCCCGCGGTCGTTGGCTAGATCGTGCGGCCTTGGCTTAGCGGTTCAGCTGAGGGCTCGGCGCAGGAGGCCAGCCGCATGGGGGCATATCGGTGGGCGTGCCGTGTCTCCTCGCGAATACTTGGCACGTCAGCCGCAGGCTGTCCTCGAACACGGTCGAGTCCCGGGAAATCACTCCAATGTTTGACAGTGTCTGGCGCACCCACCTGTCGAACTCCGTGGTGCGCGAAATCGTGAGTGCCCGTGCGGCGCTGGCACAGAGTTCGTCGAAGTCGACTGCGGTGTGGACGTCGTTGAGGGTCTCCGCGAAGTAGGTGGCGAGGGTCAGCCGTTGCTCATCTCCTCTGGTCGGTGCCGGGCCGAAGAGGTCAAAGGGGATCTTCTGCTTTCGGCTGACTCGGCGTACTGACTGGAGCGCGGCGCCAGATCTGCTTGTCCCACCGCGGCTGGGATAGACCTTGTCGACCTGCACATGCCACAGGCTGCCGTCGGTGTCCAGGACTTTCACGCCGTGGAGGCGGCCGACGCATCCGTAGCTGCCTGCGCCAATCCGCTCACTGATCCAATTGCTGGGGTCGTCGCCGATGACCTCGCTGAGTTGACGTCGTGACGTGCGCTCCTTGGGGAACTTCAGGAAACCCTCTTCAGCGAGAACGTCCGCAGGCAAACGAACGTGGTCGCCTACATCGGCCGCGAGCAGTGTGGCAGCCCGCCGTCCTGTGAATACCCAGCCCGTGAACCAGTAGCCGACCTTGAGATCGGACAGGAGGCGCCGAAACATCTCGCGAGGGTCGATCGGAGAGTTCTGCACCTCTACGGCATACCTCAGCGGCAGTAGTGGATACGGCACGGTGACCGCAATGTCCACCCTGCGGTCCCCGGAGTGCGGCGCCTCCAGCGCGACCTCGTACCCCAGCGCTCGGAAGCTCGCCGCCAGCACCTTCTTGGCCTGCAGATGCTCGACGCTCTCGCGGGCTGACGGGCAATCTGATCGGGCAACGTGCGCGAAGTGTGAGACCTTAATGCGCCCGGGTTTCACGACCACAGATGCACCGCACGTTGGACACTGGTACTGCCCTGCTGCGGTGTGCCGGGACGCCTCAACACGCAACCCGGCCGAATCATGCGCGACCAGCACCCCGCTCCTCCGCTCCGCTTCCTCAACCTCAGCCGTAACCAGCTCCGGCCCTTGCGGAGGAGACCCTAGACGCACCCCCCGACAGAATCGGTCTCCCGACCCGACCGCGCGCCGCCCACCCTGCAAGCCGTGACAAGGCCGTGGTCGTGTGAGCCGCCTACCAGATCCGTTGTTCCTGAATCGGAGGCCAAATCGAAACTGCTACCAACGTCGGGCTTATGGGCCCAGTGCCGGTGAGTCCAGTGCGGTGCACTGGATGCTGCCGCTCCCCGGGCAGGATAGAGCCGTGAAGATCGTAGATCCGGCCTGGCCGATGTGGGCCGACAGAACCACTGCCGACAACGACGGCCCAGTCTGGGTTGCAGCCGACGAGTCAGGCTCGTCGGGCGAAAACCTGATCGACCCGCAGGGCACCTTCGCGCACGCCGCCGTCCGCATCGACGACGAAGCCGCGACCCCGATCCTCGCCGAACTGCGACAAGAAGCCGGCGTCACCCAGGCCCCGGAAGCCAAATTCGCGCAGTTCCGGCACCGCCGCGGGCGGCAAGCGCTCGCCGCGGCATTCGCAGCTGGCGGCCCCCTTGCCGACCGCGTCGTCATCACCGTCGCCCACAAACGCTTCCTGATTACAACGAAAATGATCGACCTGCTCATCGAAGAAGAAGCCCACGAACAAGGCATCGACCTCTACGCGAACGGCGCCGCACGCGAGTTGGCCGTCACGCTCTTCGCCGACGGCCCGCGCGCTCTCGGCCCCATGTGGGACCCCCTGATGACCGCCTTCGTCAGCCTGGCGCGAGCCACCCAGCGAGGAGGAACGCAAAAGGAGACCGTCGAGTCCTTTTTCGCTCTCCTGGAGGAAGCGCGATGGCGGAGCCATCGACGCAACGTCGAGCATGTTCTGCTCGCGCTCCTCGGGACCCGCGTGCACGCCGACGCCCTCGTCGAGTCAGTAGCTCACCGCAGATCAGCGATCTTCCCTGGTCTCGACCCGCTGATCACGATGCTCCCGATGACGATGAATCACATGTACACCCGTTATGGACCTGTTCGTTTCCTCCACGACGAGCAGAAGATCTTCACGCCCGCGTTTGCGCAGGAACTCTTCCAAACGATGTGGCGCCTACCAGAGATCCTCAGCCACGCCCCACGCACTCGCGTGGCAGAATTCTGGACAGGAGATTCACGCCGGCACCCATCCATCCAACTCGCCGATCTTGCCGCCTCGGCCGGCCGCGTCGTCACCGAAGCACACCTCGGCGAGCCGACTGACGTCGCCGATGCTTTACGTCCGGCCGTCTTGCCACTGATCAAGGATTACGTCCTGGCCACCGAGCCAACATGAGTCGTCAATACCCCGCAACAGGGCGATTGCCCAACGTGCTCGCCGCCGCAGATGTCACGTACGCCGACACAACCACGGACACGCGGGCGTCGCAAGCGCGGTCGCAGGCCACCTGGCTGACGAACGCCTCAATAGCTCGCCGAGCACGTCCCGGTGGTGGTCGTGCCAACTCGTCGGGCTGGTGGCGTTGTACCGGGTCGTTTCGCTGACACCTAACCGCCGTGTCGCTCCATCGTCCGCCTTGTCACCTACCAGCGCGCCGAGCGAGATGTTCGACGGGACGAGGTGCAAAATGTAGCGGTGGAGGTGCCGTGGAACGAGCTGGCTGAGTCGCCGAGGAAAGCAGAGCGGCTGTTTGACATGCTCCTGCACCGCCTCTATCCCAATCGAGTCCGGACGATCAACGGTGCGGGCGGCGACGGCGGCGTTGACGCGTGGCTTGATCGGCGACATGCCATCGAGTTCAAATCGTTTACCCGCCTCGGCAAGGTTCAGCAGCGGCAGATCGAACGTTCGCTGGAGCGGGCAGCGGAGCAGGGTCCCTCAGCATGGACAGTGATCGCGCCGGTCAGTCTCACTCCTGCGAGCCTGGCATGGTTCGACCGCCTGCAGGAGAACTATGACTTTCCGCTAACGTTCCGCGACCGTGCGTGGCTAGACGAACGACTCGCGATGCACGACGACATCGTCAAGTTCGTGTGCTTGAGCCCCAGCGACGCGGTGGTGGGCGTGCTGCGCGAACTCAATGCGGAACAAGCCGCGCTGACCGGCGGAGTTCCTGACCTGGCCCAGCGGGTCACCGCGTTGCAAGCACGCGCCGGTGGAGCCTCGCCGTTCTGGCAGCTGAACTTCACCGCCATCGATGGCCAGGTTGGCGTGCAACTCTCTCCGAAACCGGGAGCCCGACCTGAACCGATCAGCGTGACGCTCGCCGTGCCCTCGGGTGGCAAGGAAGCGGACCTCGTCGCCAGACTTACCGAGGCCGTCGACTACGGCGCCGGCGTAGTCGTCAGCCCTGAACTTATCCACTCCATCGACAGTGAATCTTTGACAGCGCTCGGGGTGTCCGCAGGCGAAATCGGATTCACCCTGCCCGCCCGGCTGGAGACCGCGCACTACCCCCGCTCCGCCGTGTTGCGCGCCGTCGGCCAGCCGAATCCCCTCAGACCACCGTTACAGCTGACCCTGATACACGCCACGGCCGGCCGGCGTGGCGTCGTTGTGCACGGCACCGACAGCACCGGACTTCTCCACCTACAGGTCCGCATCGATCATCCTTCCGACCCTGACGACCGGTCAGAGCTCGGAGTGCACTTCTCCTACGGCCACGGCGGCGCGCCAGGCGGCTTTCTCCACGTCGATCCGGACGCTTTGCTGCGCACGGCGCGCGCTCTCGGCGTGCTCGCGGACGCGGCCAGCCTCCAGTTGTTGATCGACGAGGCGCCCGAACCGATTCCTCTCACTGATCGCTCACCGAGTGGCAATGGCGCGTTTTTCGATCGACTCGCTGACGCACTCCAAGACCTCCTCGACGTTCGCGATGCGCTCGGGCTTCCGGTGAGGGTGCCGGAGGAATGGCCCGGTCGAGATCTAGTGGAGCTCCACCTCGCAGCCGAGCTGTTACGAGGCAAGACTGTCGAGCTTCCCGTGCGTTTGGGACTCGCCCACCAGTCCTGCTCAGCAGACGAGACGCGCCGCCTCATAGAACTCGTCGAGGCCGGCGACACCGACGCGATCTTCCCGCTTGAGGGCATGACGTTCACGGTTACTGGGCGAGAGATACCCGTCTCCCCTCTCTATCTTCGTATGCGGCCCGCAATCACAAATCTGCCTGAGGTTCGTGCGGCGCTGGAACGCGGCGCCAGCCACATCGACATCGATATCGCGCCGGACGAGGCCGCACCGATCCAGGCACAGATGAAGCCCTTCGCCGATCGCAGCTCAGGCAGCTCGCCCTTGCCATCCTCCCGCTCGTAGCCGTGCCGTGAAACTTTCCATACGGACATCAAGAAAGCGCAGAGGTAGCGAACAGCGCCCACCGCACACAAGTACCATCGGCGGGACACCCCTCATAAAAGCATCGTCTACCTCTCAAGAGGTCAGGGATCGACGAATCGAATCGGGCGCACAGTCATCGAATAGCGTCGTTGCAGCTCAGACAAACCGCCGGGCAACGCGATTTCCAGATCGCCAGTTTCGTGTAACTTCGCAAGTCGACGAAATACTGTCTCCGCCAAGTCTCCGAGAGCCCACAAGTTCACCCAGGTCGCATTGTTTATCCTGCAGTTACCCCCGATTCCATCCCAGCGTTGCCGGGGAAGCCTCACAATAGTCCCGGTTTCATCGGGCGCAGTATGCATGAAATGATGCGTACGCAGCTCACGTACCGCTTGACTCCCCTGCGAGGGGACGTTCACTAGTGAATAGTCGTGGACAAACGAGCACCGCAACGCATACAGCGCTTCCCGCTCAGCCTCACCGATCTCGGGAGCAAAGTACCTCAACGCCTTGATAAAGGTGGGCCCAAAGACGAGTTCTGGTACATTCCCCGGCCGGTACGCGCTGCCGATCTGATCGAAAAACGTCATGTACCCCACAGCGCCGAGCCAACGCCCCGCCAGGTCTTGCTTGTCCACCTCCACCTCGCCAGTCGTCACATCCCGCCCAGTGACGACGCGCGCATCACGCAGCAAGGCGATCAGGCACGACACCCAATGCGCGCCGTCCTGTGGCTCGCGATACTCAAGGAACGCGGATAGCGTCTCAGGTTCCGTCCAGTTCACGTTTCCCATGCACGTGGGTCGCCGAGCTCCGCAGCGCGTTACGGGCTCGCCCCGATGGTTATTCCATCGAGTCGTTTGTACCCGTGCGGTGGGCACGACGCGATCATATCGGCTACAAAAGCAGTATTTTGTAGCCGAGCTCGCGACGGACTCGTCGATGTACCGGCGGCCTCGTGGCCTTGGTGCGTGTCCGCGGCCGCACCCTCTTCACTGAGTATCGCTACAGCCCTCTCGACGCCTGGATCGAGCGGATCGAAACGCGCCGGAGGAGCTGAGTGGCGTCGAGTGCCACGAGCGGTACGTCCTGCGCTACAACCAGTTCGTAAAGCGGACGAAGCAAGCTGGGAAGTACGAAACGGTTCCAATCTCCCGATGTGGGCTGGTCGGGTGAACCCCGCCTGCATGCCGGTCTTGTCCATGATCGACCTGGCACGATCCCCTGTGCGCTCGCGATCTGGCGGGCCGGTTCTTGGGGAGGAACTCGCATGTCGATGAAGGCGAAGGCCGTGCTGTGCGCTGCTACCGCTGTCGCTGGGCTGGCGCTCGCTGCACCTCAATCCAGCGCCGCGACCTATCCCACCACCCCGTTCACCGTGTCGTACGGTGCGACCTACGCTCAGGGCACCATTACCTGGTATGGCCGGTCCGCGGGCGTATCGGGTTCGTTGCGATCCCTCGCCAGTAGCGACTGCCGCTCGGTCTACGCATGGACGACCGACAAAGCCATCAGTGAACCGCCATTGGGACAGGGAACCAGTCCCGAACAGTGCGGCGACGCGATCAAGCCGTTCAGCCTGGTTCTGCCAGCCGACGTCCCCGGCGGCGCGGCTTACACCTGGGTCTGCCTCGCATACGGCAACGGGGTTCCAATCACGCCCGACTCGCCCGGCTGCAAGCATTACCTGCATCCCTGATTGACCAACGCGGTACCGCCATCCAGGCCGGGACAACTACCACGTCCGCCCGGTCCTGGTTGGCGGGACGCCAGGCACGCCGGTTACCGCTGTCGCGAGCGTCAGTGCACAGCGGGAAGCCCGTCGTCGTGCTCCCGAAGCAGCGCTTGCAGGTGCGTGTGCTCGATGGTCTGTTCCGTCGGCCTGATTCAACGCACGACTAAGGATGCCACAGGTCAGCGGGGCGATTCTGCGGCGCGGGCGTGCGCCACAGGCGTCTTGCACGCATCTACGGGTAACGGACGGTGGGAGTCGACGCGCGGGCCAGCACAAAATCGGGTTCGGCGATCAGCGCCGGGTCAGCTCGCTCGGTACCAGTCTGGGCCGCCTGCCCCGAACGTATCGTCGGCGGTCACGCGCCGCGGTGCGGCTTCGCCAAAGCGGCGCCAGCGGCGCCCGTCGGCGTCGGTGAAGCCGAGGATCACCTTCGTGCGGAGCGGGTAGTCGTCCTCCGTGACCGGTGGGTCGTACTTCAGCGCCACCGGGATCACGTCCTCCTTTCCTGTGCCCAGCACGGACGGTGCAGCCTCGTAGCCGCCGGGGAACTCAGCCTCGACGTCCCAAGCGATCGTCCCGCCGTTCTGGTGCAAGAACCCCTCAATGCGAGGGTTGAACACGTGACGGGAACTGAAGTTGGTGATGCGGACCGCATCCAGGGGCTCAAGTCCGGTCTGCCTCTTGAAGTTGAGCTCTTCGTCGATGGTCGGGTACTCGATGGCCGCGACCACCAGGCGTGCCTGTTCGAGTTCGCGTTCTTCCTTCTCGGTGCGTCGTTGCTCGGCTTCGCGTTCGGCGTCCAACTGAGCGAGTTGCCGGGCATTATCGGACTCACGCTGGGAGATCCGCAGTGCGACGGTCACCGCGAGCACCGAGCCGAACGCGCCGGCCCATTGGCCCAGCCCGGCCCACGCGTCCGTGTCGTCGAGCCAGACGGCCGACAGCAGCGCGATAACCACGACCACAGCGGAGGCGATGACGGGGCCGCGGTGCGTATTGAGCCGCGCCAGCTGATCACGAGCCTGCCGATTGAAGTCCATCCGAGATCCCCTCAGGTACGTCCTGCGTGGCCTCGACATCCTGCCTCAGGGCACGGCGCGGTTGAGCTGGGCCATGAGTTCGCGGTTGGTCGCGCAGGCGGCTTACAGTTCGCCGGTGTGCTCGGCGCGTTGCTGCCCGCACGACCCACTCTGGCAAGCCCTCTGCGACCGCATGGCGTCCACCCTGGTCTGGCCCGACGCACTTGACCGAGTACTCAATCTCGTGGAGAGCA
The sequence above is a segment of the Amycolatopsis sp. 2-15 genome. Coding sequences within it:
- a CDS encoding competence protein CoiA family protein, whose translation is MVVKPGRIKVSHFAHVARSDCPSARESVEHLQAKKVLAASFRALGYEVALEAPHSGDRRVDIAVTVPYPLLPLRYAVEVQNSPIDPREMFRRLLSDLKVGYWFTGWVFTGRRAATLLAADVGDHVRLPADVLAEEGFLKFPKERTSRRQLSEVIGDDPSNWISERIGAGSYGCVGRLHGVKVLDTDGSLWHVQVDKVYPSRGGTSRSGAALQSVRRVSRKQKIPFDLFGPAPTRGDEQRLTLATYFAETLNDVHTAVDFDELCASAARALTISRTTEFDRWVRQTLSNIGVISRDSTVFEDSLRLTCQVFARRHGTPTDMPPCGWPPAPSPQLNR